A window of Castanea sativa cultivar Marrone di Chiusa Pesio chromosome 8, ASM4071231v1 genomic DNA:
ttgagtttttgAGACTTGAGTTTCTACACTGAACttgagtctaaaagactcgagatgctaattttttaaatagttttggAAACGTACTAATTAACGAAATTGTTAGCAAAATGCTattaatttgcaaaaaaatcCCTGAATCCCATGCCCTTGTAACTTTTACATATAAACCATCTTTCAACTTAGCTATTGAAGCCTTCTCTCATTTCTTGTTTGTCCAGCCCGAGACTACTTATCATTGAGTTAAAATTTTCACATAGGTTAATTGGAAACTTGAAGCAACTCATGACATATATAGGAGGGATTTTGCAGATTAGCACagtgaagggaaaaaatatgATAAGTTAACATACGTTCAAGAGAATTTtggaaactagcatctcaagtttttaaaacttgagatcAATGACAAAAATCGAGGCTttcaaactcgagttctactGTTGCCATATACCAATTTagccacatagatctcgagtctataagactcgagttctaaaagcaaaatcgagtctttgaaactcaatttttgtcGGACTTGAAGAAAAACAAACTTGAAGTAGAACACAGCACCGAAGAAGACGGGTTGGAGATTTGTAGCGTCAAAGAAGACAATCTGGTGCTGGGTGGGCAATCTGGTTGGAGAAGAACGCTGGTGGACAATCTGATCTTCAACGACTAGGTGGACGATTTGGTCTTCAGCAACAAGGAAGAACGAACAGATGCGAGGAAGAGACAAAGAACGTTGATGAATAGAGGAATGATCTGACGAAGAGACGAAGAATAGAGGAAGAACGCTGTAGCTCTAATTGGAcgcgaggaagaagaagaatgctAGGTCAGATCTACACAAAGAAGAACGCTGGCTACTTAAAAGAATGTAAGGAAGAAAAAGTGAAACTCGGGTCTTTAGAACTTGAGTCTTAAAAGTGAAATTCTActcttaaaaactcgagttctacatGGATTTTCTTCCACATCAGCTCCCACCACTTACAAATCGAgatttaaaaactcgagttttatcttggaactcgagttttatcttggaactcgagttttagacactcAAGGTGCTAGTTTACAACATTGTTTTGAAACAtgacaactaactaaattttttgatatttaatgttatttggaaaaaaaaattccatataTAGAAAGGGCTTTGGCGTTGACAacaacctttatatatatatgtaggataggtaagaaaaaaatttattaaaagaagaCTACTACATGTAAAAGAACATGAGATAACCAAGAAAGTATAGTAAATAGTCAAAACTATGTACACGAATGAAGGGAATCTATAAGCATCAAAAGAAAATCACTAAATGTGAGTTAGTGGCGAAACTAGATTATTTTCTTAGGGGGCAATGTGCAAAAgttagcatatatatatatatatttcatagaAATTGCAAGGAGGAAGGGTTTTTTCAAAACTTAGGGGGACATGGCCTCTCTGCCCACCTCCCCCCTCTAGTGTGGGGGTCTCCAAGTCCGAGACTAATCAAATAAAGTCCATGTAAACAAAGCAATTAGCTACTCCGTCGAGCTTTCCACATCCTCAAAAGTGTGCTTATTCCCCTCCCTCTAAATACATTGTATCAAACATAATGATGTTaaatttcatttgttaaactAGTGTTTTCCTTGACCAATTCCTCTAATCTTGCAAGAGATCAATCACTTTCACCATAACAACCCATGCAACCCGAAAGATTTAAAAACTGAATTTCTTCACATAgtattctttttcaaaagactaaattgaaatttttttataaaataaaataagataaataaatgATTTGGAATACATGAAGAAGACATTGTATTTGTAGTCACATGCTCTAATCTTCTGAGCTACAAGCCCCACCTATTTCCTAGACCAATTAAAAAGCTCATCTAGGGTAAACGGGTTACAAAAAATCTACCGAATTTGATAAATTCATATGCTTAAACCATCTAATTAAAGACTAGATATCCCtcttgtgttttttaatttttttaatttttttaattttttttaattttatttttttaactataaataaatttttttaaagattctcaaaaaaaaaaaaattttttttttatttaaaaacgtAGCTTATTTTTAcctacaattaaaaaataaaacaataaaataattttataccGTAATTATTTCAGGGGAAATACATATACATGTAAAgtccgggaaaaaaaaaaagaagagttgtTTTCTTTTGGCCTTTCGTGAACTGGTCTCGTTTTGTTTTCCCCCCAACCTGGAATTTGAGAAagtagaggaagaggaagagcctccagaaattttgaaaatacaatAGTTGGTGGGTAAGGGTAACTTGTTATTCAGCTTAATCGAAGATATTAGTATGTCGGTGGACTCAGAACCAGCCCATttagaacaagaacaagaagaagaagtcgaAGAAGAAGTTGATGCACCGGCACATCACCCTTATGCTCCGCCTGATGAGGTTACTATTACATTCCATCAAtgcctctttttattttatttgctaaGTTTTGTAGTGCTTTACCATATCATATATGGAAAACTAACTCATAAATGAACTAGATAATTCACTCTGTTTGAAAGATTTTTAGTTTGTGGTTTACATTTTCTTGTGGGGGCTTAGAATTGAGCTTTACTTGATATCAAGTGTTTGttatatatgttcatttatttacaCCTCAGGTATATATACTGGTTCTAATTCAACGTGATTTGAAGGTTACAGTTAGTTCtaactagtaaagttttttattataagttCGAATTTCACATACACTGCATACATGTGTTACATACATGTTTGTTAATAAACTAGGGAGCATGGCCCCGGGCATAGGTACGGGTACAACATTGGACACGAGTaatttctgaaaaattataacatgacatGGAGGGAACGAGATGGGTACAACATCCCAAATGAAGTGTCTGTGCTTcttagtaataataaataaatttattttagaagcATGGCCTCAACGGATACTTAGATACCAATTTCTAATGTTGAAAAATGatgtttatttttccttctcattCTATTATGCAGTTATTTGACATCTCGACTACAGTTGATCCTAGTTATATAATCTCTCTGATACGGAAGCTTCTACCAACTGATGCTAGTAATAACGGCAATAGTCATGGTTTTGATGCGTGCATTGGTCAAGTAGCAAATACTGATCATGTGGAAGGAAGTGCGGCTTCTGTATCTGGACAAGAAGTTTTGAACTCGTCAGACCATAAATCTGAGGGCATGGACATTGTTGAGGATTGTGGTAAACATGCTCGAATAGAAGGAGAGGATGAAGAATCGTGCCATAGGTTTGATCGGCCTAGTGTTTCGGCAGGAGAAGAGGCTTGGGAAGAGTGTGGTTGCATTTTGTGGGATCTTGCTGCAAGTAAAGCTAATGCAGAACTCATGGTAATCAAGTTTCCCCTTCTACTGTTTAATCTTGATAATTCTTGTcgtttattttgattttgattccGAGTCAAGTCACCATACTTCATCCTTGACATGACGATGCTACTATAACTCAAATAAACCATTGCCTATCTAGTTTGAATGTAGCCCTGTTAATGTCTTGATCCTGCTTGGGATTGTGTAAGATGATTATGTTCATTAACAATTTCACGAGCACATGTGATTAATCATATTGATGTAGGTTTCTCATGTCCCACTTCCCTTCTTTCTGCAAGCACcccaaaaattattattttccttgAAGTAGGCTTTTGGGCagtaatttaatttgttatgcTAGAGATGTAACCATGAATTCTTTTATATCACAATCTAATTAACATATGTTTGCAGGTACAAAACCTTATACTTGAAGTACTTTCAGCAAACCTTATGGTTTCCCAATCTGTGCGTGTTAAGGTAAGCCAAATTTCAGCCTGTTGCATCATCCTTTTTGCATGATAAAGTAAGCCAAATTTCAGCCTGTTGCATCATCCTTTTTGCATGATAAAGTAAGCCAAATTTCAGCTTGTTGCATCGTCCTTTTTGCATGATAAAGTAatgttttttccttctctcttttaaCTTGCTTTTTGTATATGGATGAACTGGGAACCTAGAGGTTTTGAAGAATTCTTTCATGTGAAAATGATTCAGTTTCGTGCTTCAGGAGATTAGCCTTGGAATTATTGGAAACCTTGCCTGCCATGAAGCTCTGTTGAAGCATATAGTTTCTACAAATGGATTGATTGAGATAGTTGTGGATCAACTATTCTTAGAAGATTCTCAGTGCCTATGTGAAGCTTGCCGGTAATATATTTTTAGCCACTTGTGATTCCTgcagttattttatttttatttttcagattttggATTTGATATCATATTTGGTATCAACTTATATATTTTGTGCCAGAAtgttttatttcattgtgaTATGAAGTAGTAATTATCCTTGCTTTCTAACCTATCAAGTTTAAACTTGTAGCCTGGGTGCATGATAGTCATTATGCCTCTCTTGAAATTTATTGTgctctttgattttctttttcttggtgtTAATTGGTTCTTTGGGAGAAAAATTGCAAATAGGGGGTTGGTGAAGgcaatgagctctagcttaGATTCAACCTTCTCCCCTTATGAAGtgcaaggtggagggtgaggtggTGGGGTTCAATATCAATTGGGTGCATTcgtaattacaaataaaaataaaatttaaatatttcttttttatttgttaaaaggAAATACTCATTTTCTTGaagtattttttctttctcatccTCCCCCATGTAAAGTGTCTGTGTTTGGACTCTTTTCTTGCTTGTTGCACCACTCATGTAATAGAGAGCTTCATATGTCCAACTACACACATTATACTTCTTTCCGTCTTGTGAATTTAGTGATGATGCTCAAGTTATTAATCATACCTTGTAATATTGTAGGACAGTGTCTTATACAGATCTGCATGTAAAATATTCTGTTTGTTTCATACTTCTCCTATGGTTAATATTTTGATGCAGGTTGTTAACTTTGGGTATTCAAAGTAGTGAATGCATTATGTGGACTGAAGCATTGCAGTCTGAACATGTTATATACCATATTTTATGGATTGTGGAAAATACCCTAAATCTACAGCTTATTGAAAAGGTAACAAGCTTTCAGCTCAAGGAAATgcctttaatttttaatgatcaGCTCTCATTTTGATTGGTGCTTGTGGTGATATTTTGTGGTAGTGAGTACCAATCTCAGAGAAAGTGAATAACATTGATTGCAGTAGCAGCAATAAGGATATGAAACTGACTATGGAGTTGATAGATCCTTTATCAAACTTATTCTAGGGATTGGGGCTTCATGCTTCCAAAGAGAGCTAATTGGTTGAATAATTTTAGGaatgaagaaattttttagttttaggaaGATTTTGGTtataataactatttaaatgatttgatatgatttaaaaaaaaaaacagagaaagatAATCTTTTTAAAAGAGCTTATATAATGGAAGTCTACTAACTTGGCCAGAGGGCTGGCTTATTGAATGGATTGTTGACAAAAGGAATTTAATCCTCAGCACTGTTCAACTCAACTAAGCTTCGATTGCAGTGAAATAAACTTTAGGAATGTTGGAAAATCTTTAGTAAAAGTTTTTCTTAAAGAAGTTACTTTTACCTTTTAAAAAGTGTTAAATTTATTGTAGTCTTCTTGGCCTAAAATGTTgtctttgtaattttattcaccAGTTCTTGTTTCATTCAAACTCAACAAGCAGTTAgaacctttttgtttttgaaaatgtttttggtTATCATATTCtctgttattatttttaaaattcttgaattCTTGTACTTATGAAAAAAGGAAATTCTTGAATTCTTGTGTCTATTAAAGTTTGTGAGCTTTTTATAAGATTGTTAAAAAGACTTTGATCTTTGGTGTTACAAACATTTCACTCCATATCATGTCCAATCAGAGACGATTAAAACAATATTACTTGTAAATTACAacagagaaaatttaattaacattCGAATTCAGCTTGGAAAGTTACTGATAAGATAAAACTTCTCTGGGGATGATTAGAAAAAGCTAGCtcttctagatttttttttttttgggttaaattataaaactttaatTTGAGGGTACCTCATATAGACTTTAAAATTCCCTTTTCATTGCTTCTGGAATAAATGCTTTAGAGAGATAAATATTGCTTAAATCTTAAACTTACTTTTCGTTTGCTGAAGAGGCTTCCCTTTCTGAACAGAGTGTTGGAATGTTATTAGCCATCATTGAAAGTCAGCCAGAAGTTTTGCATATTCTTCTTCCGCCTTTGATGAAGCTAGGTTTACCAAGTTTATTGGTTAATCTCTTGATTTTTGAGATGAGCAAATTAATGAGTGAAAGAATACCTGAAAGGTACGGCTTCGCTCTGTTTTCAATTAGGTGATGCAATATGAATTTGGTAGACTAATTCACTTCATAAATGCTATAAAATGGAACATTTATGATTTACTAGCTTGTCTAGCTTTTACGCATTATATACTAGACTAGTAAAACAAAGTAACAAACATGTGCTACATGAATTGGGTGTACCAAATGGCAGTAATCTTTGGAAGAGGCATATTTCAGTGTTAGAGTGGTGCTTTATGTGTAAAAGGTGTGGGGAATTGGTggatcaccttcttcttcattgtcctatAGCATATGAGTTGTGGTCtatggttttttgtttgtttggtataCATTGGGTTATGCCATAAAGTTAGTGAGTTGCTGGCTTTTTGGAAGGTCAAGTTTGGTAGACATCAAAATATAGATTTATGAAGGTTTGTGCTgcattgtttgttttggtgCTTATGACGGGAGCGGAATGCTAGATACTTTGAGGATTGTGAACGGTCTATTCTTGACATTAAGTCTTTCTTTTTCCGTACTCTCCTTGATTGGAGTTTAGTGcctttttattcttgtttttcttgccCCGATCTTATTGATCGTTGTAATCTGGGTTTTTGATATGTGCCACTATAGTACACTTTCAGTATACTTggtttttctaataaaatttcttatgttacttatcaaataaaaaagtaatatatttaCTAACATGATTTAAGAATTGTGCATTGGCTGTAACTTATGAGTCAAAGCAAGTTAAACGTATCTTTATAGTTTTCCTTGTCATTGTTCATTCCTTAAAGGAATATAGCTGTGGATCTGGAGATCCTTAACTTGTAAGGGCACATATCTGAACTAGTGTTGGTAAATTTGGtgtttttgtcaaaaataaatctcttaaaaaaaaaaagagtgtggTTGTCCAATTACTAACTTCTAATACCATATATATAATCAAGTAATTTACCTCAGTTAGCCATTgttgttaataatttgaatatgCCATGATGGCACATTAGTCAATAAACATCAATGGGGCTCATGTTAGATGACTTCAATTTCTGGCACATGCTCAACAATTAATGACCTAGAACCTTAATACACAGTCATTTGGCACTTTTAGTGCGGTAGATATTGTGTAATGCTTTAAAATCTCAGAATATTCACATGTAATTTATAACTGAATGTTGTCTAATTATCTAATTTAAAAGGGTTAAGTCGTTTGGTCTAGCGGCTGGTATGTGGGTCAGTAAGTATTTTGATGCTTTCATCATTGTTTATTGTATGGTTTTGTGATAGTAAACAAAGATGTTTAACTTTCATCAAGGAGATTCTAATGTCTTATGTGATTTTATAACCCAAGACAGCTGTTAATTATAGCTGCTACTCTCTGAAATTTATGGCTATAAGTGGTTTATATTGCCTCTGATGCTTTAGTGAGATAAATCATGCTGATGACTTGCTGCAAGTGTTCTATTGTTTTCCAGaagttattttctttcttgtgtttgATCTTCACTTTCATACAATTTCAGGTACTCAATTCTTGATGTGGTTTTCCGTGCAATTGAAGCTCTTTCTGCTTTAGATGGTCATTCTCAAGAAATCTGTTCAAATAAGGAACTTTTCAAACTAGCTTGTGACATGGTCAAACTCCCTGACAAAGTTGAGGTACATTGTAGGCTTGTAGCGTACCCAGATATATGAAATTATTGGTGGTGATGTCTCTTTTCATTCTTTCCAGTTAATTTTTTGATAGTTGTTTGCAAATATTTCAATTATCAATCAGTTCTTTTAAACTTTGGAATTTTCTTTCATTACTACTAAAGAAGAAAACTAAATGGCTACCATAAGAAGCATTATATAAATTGAAGTGACTACCTATTAATACtgatttttcttgaaaaaatctTCAAACATGAAAATTGTAATTCAGTAAGTagaattagcaaaaaaaattttgaagggCCCTTTGAGTTGATTTATACTTCTTTTGTAGGTTGCCAACTCTTGTGTTACTGCTGCAGTACTAATTGCAAATATTCTTTCTGAAGTAACTGATTTAGCTTCAGAGTTATCAGAGggtaaattatttatgtttgttatctgtttacctatcaaaaaaaaaatttgtttattatctgtaatgattttttttttcccataatgTCATCACcttttgtgtaatttttctaACTTCCATTATGATTGGAAGTGACACTTTAGTTCCATCCAGATTTTCCATTCTTGCAGGGCCTGCTTGATGTGTTTCCTTTTGCCTCGGATGATTTAGAAGCACAGAGTGCACTCTGGAGCATTATTGAAAGGATACTGGTTCAAGTTCAGGAAAATGAGATGAATAGATCAAGTTTATTTCAATATGTTTCAGTTCTTATAGGCAAGTCTGATCTGATTGAAGATGAGCTTCTCGACTGCCAATCAGATGACTTAAGCAAAGGACATGAGGGCTTGACCACCTCTTGCACCATATCAAATGCTAGAACTACAGCTGTATCCTGATTGGTTCTTACAGTGACAATGACTATATTTGGATTTAGAAACTTTATGTACCTTTTTGCtcatttggtttatttatttatctcaaCTGCTGTGTCTTGCAATATTTTTGTTTCCCTTGACCTATGTGACAGGTTAGAAGGATAATCAGTATTTTAAATCAATGGACTGCTTCAAAGGATTCTGCTGAAGAGAATAATATGAAGGGAAAACTTCTTGCAGATAATGACAATATCAATAGATTGTTGGATTGCTGTCATAAATATCTGAGTAAGCTGTgtttctttatctttatttgtCAATCTTATTTGTTGCAATGCTTCAAATTGTATAAACTGCTTGTATTTCTTTCACTACTGATTTTTTTTAGCCAATTATAAAGCTTGAACAAAGTTTTTGCTTGTTAATTATCTTGTTTGACagtatattcttttttatttattcagtATGTAACATCACTAAATTCATGTAATTTTAGTTAGAAGATGAAGATACTATGAACAGAAGGGGACATGGCACCCATAGACAAAGGGTGAAAGGGAGAAAGATCCAAAGCAGTGTCTGGTCCTCGTCAATGTCATTTGAAGAATGAATTAGAAGTTAGCAAGGTTTGAGCATCAAGCCCATTTTCGATGTGATTGATCCCCAAGTGGGTAATGTTATTTCACTTGGTgataa
This region includes:
- the LOC142605607 gene encoding uncharacterized protein LOC142605607, encoding MSVDSEPAHLEQEQEEEVEEEVDAPAHHPYAPPDELFDISTTVDPSYIISLIRKLLPTDASNNGNSHGFDACIGQVANTDHVEGSAASVSGQEVLNSSDHKSEGMDIVEDCGKHARIEGEDEESCHRFDRPSVSAGEEAWEECGCILWDLAASKANAELMVQNLILEVLSANLMVSQSVRVKEISLGIIGNLACHEALLKHIVSTNGLIEIVVDQLFLEDSQCLCEACRLLTLGIQSSECIMWTEALQSEHVIYHILWIVENTLNLQLIEKSVGMLLAIIESQPEVLHILLPPLMKLGLPSLLVNLLIFEMSKLMSERIPERYSILDVVFRAIEALSALDGHSQEICSNKELFKLACDMVKLPDKVEVANSCVTAAVLIANILSEVTDLASELSEDFPFLQGLLDVFPFASDDLEAQSALWSIIERILVQVQENEMNRSSLFQYVSVLIGKSDLIEDELLDCQSDDLSKGHEGLTTSCTISNARTTAVRRIISILNQWTASKDSAEENNMKGKLLADNDNINRLLDCCHKYLNSLHHALGNNLS